Proteins encoded together in one Psilocybe cubensis strain MGC-MH-2018 chromosome 8, whole genome shotgun sequence window:
- a CDS encoding Putative helicase MOV-10 yields MPVSVSTFPSVYCGKIFERGVALTRAQALLIVVGNPTVLSLDPLWRSFLNYIHSCGGWRGKEINWDPKEPVFSDGLYNATRKSQAEAELEDTIAKLCAMVIQKHEDDGFEIDDEDDKDQDAAAFERPILREAE; encoded by the exons ATGCCTGTCTCAGTCTCAACCTTCCCCAGTGTTTATTGTGGGAAAATTTTTGAACGTGGTG TGGCGCTTACCCGCGCACAAGCCCTGCTTATTGTAGTAGGCAACCCTACAGTACTCTCCCTCGACCCGCTGTGGCGCTCCTTTCTTAACTACATCCATAGCTGTGGTGGCTGGCGAGGCAAAGAAATCAACTGGGATCCCAAGGAACCTGTCTTCTCAGATGGTTTGTACAATGCTACCAGGAAATCACAAGCAGAAGCCGAGTTAGAGGACACGATCGCCAAACTTTGCGCGATGGTTATTCAAAAGCATGAAGACGATGGATTCGaaattgatgatgaagatgataaagATCAGGATGCAGCTGCGTTCGAAAGACCAATTCTACGAGAGGCGGAGTGA